In one window of Kosmotoga pacifica DNA:
- a CDS encoding deoxyguanosinetriphosphate triphosphohydrolase family protein, whose amino-acid sequence MSEGLNNPIADSILKKRKKERPFDIRGAYFRDQTAIIHSMGFRRLKNKTQVFYSPQNDHICTRIEHVLHVSTIASSICKGLHLNIELAQAIALGHDIGHAPFGHAGEAKLDELMIQHNAGHFYHEVNSLRVLDYLDNYGKGLNLTYAVRDGIISHCGENFEQYVEICSEKKKLGQIENRNTNPVTYEGAVVRLADKIAYLGRDIEDAIVAGLIKDSDVPKKVRTLLGKKNGEIIDTLVKDVIEHSRVKGKIGLSSEKYELMVKLKDFNYKCIYKHPRTIKMNQEAQNIIEELFNGLLEKIKLYGLQTDCYDKDKNLAVKTFGRFILKRINLYREELKKLQLSVPSESFMVRVLTDYISGMTDSYVIKQLRLLKPELKADIAPIF is encoded by the coding sequence ATGAGCGAAGGTCTTAATAATCCGATAGCAGATTCTATACTTAAGAAGAGAAAAAAAGAAAGACCGTTTGATATCAGAGGTGCGTATTTTAGAGATCAAACAGCCATAATACATTCAATGGGTTTTAGAAGGTTAAAAAACAAGACACAAGTGTTTTATTCTCCACAAAACGATCACATATGTACTAGAATTGAACATGTTCTTCATGTATCGACGATAGCCTCAAGTATCTGTAAAGGATTACATTTGAATATTGAATTAGCTCAAGCAATAGCGCTTGGTCATGATATTGGCCATGCACCATTTGGACATGCGGGAGAGGCAAAGTTGGATGAACTAATGATCCAACATAATGCTGGACATTTTTATCATGAAGTGAATAGCTTGCGTGTTCTAGATTATCTAGATAATTATGGTAAGGGGTTAAATCTTACCTATGCTGTAAGAGATGGAATAATTTCTCATTGTGGAGAGAATTTTGAGCAATATGTTGAGATTTGTTCTGAAAAGAAAAAACTTGGACAAATAGAAAATAGAAATACTAATCCAGTAACATATGAAGGAGCTGTCGTTCGTTTGGCTGATAAGATAGCATATCTAGGTAGAGATATTGAAGATGCTATTGTGGCTGGATTGATCAAAGATAGTGATGTTCCTAAAAAGGTAAGAACCCTTTTAGGGAAAAAGAATGGAGAAATAATTGATACTTTGGTAAAAGATGTGATTGAACATTCTAGAGTTAAAGGCAAGATAGGTCTTTCATCTGAAAAATATGAATTGATGGTAAAGTTAAAAGACTTTAACTACAAATGCATATATAAACATCCTAGAACCATAAAAATGAATCAAGAAGCTCAAAACATCATAGAAGAATTATTCAATGGTTTATTGGAAAAGATTAAATTGTATGGATTACAAACAGACTGCTATGATAAAGATAAAAATCTCGCAGTAAAAACATTTGGAAGGTTTATACTAAAACGTATTAATTTGTATAGGGAAGAACTTAAGAAGTTGCAACTTTCAGTTCCTAGTGAATCTTTCATGGTAAGAGTTTTAACTGATTATATATCTGGAATGACTGATAGTTATGTAATAAAACAGCTTAGGTTATTAAAACCAGAACTTAAGGCAGATATCGCTCCTATATTCTAA